One window of Enterobacter sp. RHBSTW-00175 genomic DNA carries:
- a CDS encoding Gp49 family protein, whose translation MSDKDIEQEIQAKGLTAPRVTPDHVESIIASEHYFTAADGERFAKWGEQFANEDVADQLSLLTFCVLVLRNGFTVTGESACASPENFDPEIGRKIARENAVNKIWMLEGYLLKQKLSEK comes from the coding sequence ATGAGCGATAAAGATATTGAGCAGGAAATTCAGGCTAAGGGCTTAACCGCGCCGCGCGTTACGCCTGACCATGTTGAAAGCATTATTGCCAGCGAGCATTATTTTACTGCTGCTGACGGCGAACGCTTCGCTAAATGGGGGGAGCAATTCGCTAATGAGGACGTTGCAGATCAACTGAGCTTGCTGACCTTCTGCGTCCTGGTTCTGCGCAACGGCTTCACTGTCACCGGCGAGAGCGCGTGCGCAAGCCCAGAAAACTTCGACCCGGAGATCGGTCGTAAAATCGCCCGCGAAAACGCGGTGAATAAAATCTGGATGCTGGAAGGTTATCTACTGAAGCAGAAACTGAGCGAGAAATAA
- a CDS encoding terminase, with protein sequence MTAAAMSTEEQLVEDIASFTYDPLGYALYAFPWGEEGTELAHATGPRKWQADAFREIRDHLQNPVTRHQPLMLGRASGHGIGKSAFISMLINWGMSTCEDCKVVVTANTDNQLRTKTWPEIIKWSNLAITKEWFTCTATAMYSNDPGHDKRWRADAIPWSEHNTEAFAGLHNERKRIIVVFDEASNIADLVWEVAEGALTDEDTEIIWVAFGNPTRNTGRFRECFRKYKHRWKCAQIDSRTVEGTNKQQLQKWVDDYGEDSDFVKVRVRGIFPDASELQFIPTGLTDEAMKRVVTSAQVAHAPVIIGVDPAYSGVDDAVIYLRQGLHSKVLWTGNKTTDDLIMAKRIADFEDQYQADAVFIDFGYGTGLKSIGDGWGRTWQLIPFGGGSTDPQMLNKRGEMFNSAKTWLKLGGALDDQETADDLSAAEYKVRVDGKIVIEPKEDIKERLGRSPGKGDALLLTFAFPVSKRMRIPGQESQQGKAVTEYDPWK encoded by the coding sequence ATGACAGCCGCAGCCATGTCTACGGAAGAGCAGCTCGTCGAGGATATCGCCTCGTTCACGTATGACCCGCTGGGCTATGCGCTGTATGCGTTCCCGTGGGGCGAGGAGGGCACAGAGCTGGCGCACGCCACCGGGCCGCGCAAGTGGCAGGCAGATGCATTCCGCGAAATACGAGATCACCTCCAGAACCCGGTGACGCGTCACCAGCCGCTGATGCTTGGCAGGGCATCCGGGCACGGTATCGGCAAGTCCGCTTTCATCTCAATGCTCATCAACTGGGGCATGTCGACCTGTGAGGACTGCAAGGTGGTGGTGACCGCCAACACCGACAACCAGCTACGCACCAAGACCTGGCCGGAAATCATCAAATGGTCGAACCTGGCTATCACGAAAGAGTGGTTCACCTGCACCGCAACCGCGATGTACAGCAACGACCCTGGGCACGATAAGCGCTGGCGCGCTGACGCTATCCCGTGGTCTGAGCACAACACAGAGGCTTTCGCCGGACTGCACAACGAGCGTAAGCGCATCATCGTGGTGTTCGACGAAGCCTCCAATATTGCCGATCTGGTGTGGGAAGTTGCTGAGGGTGCGCTGACGGATGAAGATACGGAAATCATCTGGGTGGCGTTCGGTAACCCGACTCGTAACACCGGTCGTTTCCGTGAGTGCTTCCGTAAATACAAACACCGCTGGAAGTGCGCGCAGATTGACAGCCGCACTGTGGAAGGCACCAATAAACAACAGCTCCAGAAATGGGTGGACGACTACGGCGAAGACAGCGACTTCGTGAAGGTTCGTGTGCGCGGGATATTCCCTGACGCGTCTGAACTTCAGTTCATCCCGACCGGTCTCACTGACGAAGCAATGAAGCGCGTGGTGACCTCGGCGCAGGTGGCACATGCACCGGTGATTATCGGCGTAGACCCGGCTTATTCCGGCGTGGATGACGCAGTGATATACCTGCGCCAGGGTCTGCACAGCAAAGTCCTCTGGACCGGAAACAAGACCACCGACGATCTGATTATGGCTAAGCGCATTGCCGACTTTGAGGACCAGTACCAGGCTGACGCGGTGTTCATCGACTTCGGCTATGGTACCGGGCTGAAATCCATCGGTGACGGCTGGGGCCGGACGTGGCAGCTAATCCCGTTCGGCGGCGGCTCGACCGACCCTCAGATGCTCAACAAGCGCGGCGAAATGTTCAACAGCGCCAAGACGTGGCTGAAGCTCGGCGGCGCGCTGGATGACCAGGAGACGGCTGACGACCTGTCGGCGGCAGAGTACAAAGTCAGGGTAGACGGCAAGATCGTCATTGAGCCGAAGGAAGATATCAAAGAACGGTTGGGCCGCTCGCCTGGCAAGGGTGACGCGCTGCTGCTGACATTTGCTTTCCCCGTTTCCAAGCGGATGCGCATTCCAGGGCAGGAGAGCCAGCAGGGCAAGGCCGTGACAGAATATGACCCGTGGAAATAA
- a CDS encoding terminase small subunit, whose amino-acid sequence MMLVIPKTHKRKSTQYKPITAMMEAYCQSYIKTPENQTQAAINAGFSPNTAAVKASNMMRDERIQKRIAELMEERNKRNRVSADYVLMRLVEIDQMDVLDILNDDGGMKPIAEWPKVWRTSLSAMDIATIKTTQASLKKENGEADLSVEDVEHILKKVKWPDKVKNLELIGKHVDVNAFKERLEVSGTVTIADRMAAARRRVKEQAGGEE is encoded by the coding sequence GCTCGTGATACCAAAAACCCACAAACGCAAATCAACGCAATATAAGCCTATTACAGCGATGATGGAGGCTTACTGCCAGTCATACATTAAGACACCTGAGAACCAGACTCAGGCGGCGATTAACGCAGGATTTTCACCTAATACGGCAGCGGTCAAAGCCAGCAACATGATGCGCGACGAAAGAATCCAGAAACGAATCGCCGAGCTTATGGAGGAGCGCAACAAGCGAAACCGCGTCAGCGCTGACTACGTGCTCATGCGCCTGGTGGAAATCGACCAGATGGACGTCCTGGATATCCTGAACGATGACGGCGGGATGAAGCCAATTGCGGAATGGCCGAAGGTCTGGCGCACATCTCTCAGTGCGATGGATATCGCTACCATCAAAACGACCCAGGCCTCCCTGAAAAAAGAGAATGGCGAGGCAGATCTCTCTGTTGAGGATGTCGAGCATATCCTGAAGAAGGTGAAGTGGCCCGACAAGGTGAAAAACCTCGAGCTCATCGGTAAGCACGTCGACGTCAACGCGTTCAAAGAGCGCCTGGAGGTTTCCGGCACCGTCACCATTGCCGACCGTATGGCTGCCGCCCGCCGCCGCGTCAAAGAGCAGGCTGGTGGTGAAGAATGA